The Prinia subflava isolate CZ2003 ecotype Zambia chromosome 34, Cam_Psub_1.2, whole genome shotgun sequence DNA window AcgggggcagggggacaggggacacaggacacggctggggacacagctggcacgggcacgggcacagggacaggggacacgggacacggctggggacacggctggcacgggcacgggcacggggACAGCGGTGGCATCTGCTCCTCTGGGACAGGGCTGTCACCAGGGctcagaggggacacagggacacgggtggcagtgccacagggcaTCAGGATGCGAGGATGggggtggcagcactggggacacagaggagGGGGTGGCATCAcggcacagggacacggggacggGGTGGCACTGAGTGTGGGGACATGGGGTGGCATTTGCGTGTGacgtggggacacggggacaggggtggcagtgccacagagcgcagggacacggggacaggggtGCCACCGCCACCTGGTGCCATGAGTGGCACCGCCGGGGATCCGAGCACAGGGATGCCACCGCCACCTCCCACAGGGACGGCGCTGTCCCCCCTCCCCCGCCGCCACACGGGGACAGCCCCGCGTcccccccgccccctccccgcgccccgcgcccAGGCCGGGCCTAGGCCACCCCCtcccgctgcccgccgccgccgcggcgcgggggggccgtggcggtgccggggcagccccgggcggtgccgggggGCGCCGGGGGGCGCCGGGGGTGCCGGTACCTGGGGAAggcgccgccgctccgccgggccccgcccgcccccTCCTCGCTCATCCCCGCCGCTCcggccgccgcccgcgccgccagggggcgcgcGGCATCACGGGAGCGCCGCGCCGCGCGGAGGATTCTGGGAAGCGTAGTCAGCTCAGGGCAGCCTGCAGCGCGCGCAGGCGCCGTCAGCCCCACCGGCGGACTACACTTCCCAGAACCCCCCGCGCCGAGGGGAGGGCGGGAGCGTGCAGGAGGCGGGAAGCGGGGTCACGTGGTACTGGGGGgtcctgcctcagtttccccgcGAGGGGGGTtaggggacaatggggacaatggggacaatggggacagggcaggggtggcactggtcAGAGGGGGAGCGCTGGGATCCCACCGAGGGCGCTGGGCACGGCGGAACACCTGTACTGGGAACGCTGGGATGTAAGGGACACCCGCACTGGGGGCattgggagcactgggagcactgggatcaAAGGGACACCCGTACTGAGAgcactgggatcactgggatcacactgggagcactgggatcaAAGGGACACCcgtactgggagcactgggatcactgggatcacactgggagcactgggatcaAAGGGACACCcgtactgggagcactgggatcactgggatcacactgggagcactgggatcaAAGGGACACCTcgcactgggagcactgggatcactgggatcacactgggagcactgggatcaAAGGGACACCcgtactgggagcactgggatcgCACTGGGGTCGTTCCGGTGCCCCGTGTGCTGCTGGGGCCGGGCGGTCCCGGGGTCGGCGGGCACCGGTGGGGCCGGTCCTGGAGGTGCCGGTGCTGATGCCGGCAGGTCCCGGTCCGGTCCCGGTGCAGGTCCGGGACGGGGTCTCGGTGTCAGAGGGGTCCCGGTGCCCGTGCCGGGCTCTCCGGTACCGGGGGTGGTCCCGGGGCAGTACCGGGGTCCCGGTGCGGAACCAGGCTGGTCCCGGTGCCAGTGCCGGTCTCTCCCGGTGCCGTATCGGGGTCCCGGTGCCGCGGAGGCCGAGCCGGTGCCGGTCTCTCCGGTGCGGGGGTtcccggtgccggtcccggcCGGTGCCGGCCGGGGGTCGCGGTGCGGTACCGGGGGTCCCGGTGCGGGTCTGTCCCGGTGCCGGGGGAGGGGTCTCGGTGCAGTATCTGGGTCTCGGGGCAGGATCCGGGTCCCAGGCCCGGTCTCTCCAGTGCGGGGGTTCCGGGTGCGGTACCGGGGTTCCGGTGCGGTACCGGGGTGGTCCCGGTGCGGTGTCGGGGTCCCGGAGCGCTGCCGGGGGGGCTCCCGGTGCCCGTGCCGGTCTCTCCggtgcgcggggcggggccggggcggggccgttCCCGTCGGGCGGGGCCGTTCTCGCCGCTCGCCCCGaccgcggccccggccccggtaccggccccgcccgccgggcccagccccaccagcaccGGCACCGCCGGGACCCCCCCGGCACCGGGACCCCCCCGGCATCACCCGCATCCCCGGGCGGGGCGCCCGGAGCCCCCCAGGTACCGGCACCGGCACGGGGAGCGCGGGGGGGGGAGGATGCACCGGGAGGGGGGAGggcgcgggcagggccgggatGCGCCGGGATGGGGgaggggcggcggggctgcggcggggccgggggggctccggggcCCCCCCCCCATCACCGGGACCCCCCCCAGGCCCGGGGGGCCgcgccctcccctccccccctcgGGCTGGGGGTCCCgcgggggggggaggggggggaggggaCGCGCGTGGCCTCCCGCACGGGCGCGTGCACGCGCGTgacccccccctccccccccgccGTGCCCGCAGCCCGTGCGCGCGCTCGTGACCTCTTACACACGCGCGTGCACGCGGCGGCAGGTGCGTGCGCGCGTGTCCGTGCGCGTGTCCGTGCGCGTGTCCGCGCGCGCGTCCCCCCCTTTGCACGCGCGTGTGCCCCCCCCCTTACGCAGCGTCCTCCGCACCCCCCATGTCGCGACAGGGCACCATGTCCCGACATGACGCGCCGGCGGGGGCGCTGTTTCCCCCCCGCCCCCGTCCTCCCCCGCAGCGCTGTCGCGACACGGGGCCGGCGCTGTCGCATGTCGCGAATGCCGCCCTCCCCCCGCGCTGTCCCAGCCCCCCCGGGTCGCTGCTCCCCCgctcctgcctcagtttccctggggagggggggggaggCTCCATCCCTTACCGGGATGACGTCACCGTGTGACGTGATGTCACCGCGGGGGGACACGCGCGACACCTGGAGGGGCGGGTCGTGTCCCCCCTCCCCCGCGGGTCCCTCGAGGTGACGTTGAGCCCCTCCCCCGCCACCCCCGTGActcaacccccccccccaatttTAGTGATGACATCATCGCCGGGCGCGCTGTTGCCATGGCAACTGTCCCCCACCCCCGGGGACCCCTCGTGCCTCAGTTTACCCGGAGCCCTTTGCGCGTGCCCGCGGCTGACCTGGCACGCGCACGGGCGGGGGACACGCGGGGGGGGAGGGGCGCGCGAGGGGCGCACACGCGCGTGCAAAGGGGTCACGGGCGAGTTCGGGGCCGTCTGTGGGAACAGGGGGGGCACACGCGTGTGAAGGGGTCACACCCCGCGCCCAGGggtgccccagggctgcagggctctccCCGATCGATCCCGGGGGTCCGGGGCTCAccccccgggggtcccgggcTCACCGCCCGGGGGTCCGGGGCTCACCCCgatcccgggggtcccgggctCATCCCCCGGGGGtcccgcgccccccgcccccccagGCTCCGGCCATGGCCTGCCTGCACGAGACCCGCACTCCGTCGCCGTCACTGGCGCTGCCGTCGGACGGGACCCCCGAGCAGGAGCTGACCCCCACCCAGTGCGTGCTGCGCGATGTCCTGCCCGCCCCCAGCGCCCCCCCCGAGGCCTGGCCCCGCCGGGGGGGACCCCGGCCCCCCGAGCTGGGCCCCGAGGCCGCGGGGCCGCTGGCGGCCGACGCCGCCCACCTGCGCTGCCAGGCCGGGGGGGGGTTCCTGGAGGGGCTCTTCGGGTGCCTGAAGCCCGTGTGGACCATGATCGGCAAAGCCTACGCGGCCGAGCACAAACACCCCCCCGAGGGTGAGCccgcagggggaaagggggtGAGGGGGTAAAAATGGGGTCACGGGTAAAGGGGCTTCAAAGGAGGGTCCAAGGTGGTGAAGGATGGGGTGAGGGGAACAAAGGAGGGCATGAGGAGAAAAGATGGGGTGAAGGGCAAAAGAGGGGGTGAGGGGCGAAAGGAGGGTCCAGGGGGGCAGAAGAGGTGCTGAAGGAGGTAAAGGAGGGCTGTGGGTGTGTGGGTGCCACGGGTGGGAGTGCTCTGGGGGTGCTCTGGGTGTGTAGTTGCCATggctgggggtgccctgggatgctctgggtgCTCTGGGATACTCTGGGGTgccctgggggtgccctggggtgctctgggggtgctctggggtgccctgggtgctctggggtgctctgggggtgccctgggtgCCCGGGGGCGCGGGTGCCATGCCCGTGGGTGCCGCAGACCCCTGGGAGGTGCCGTTCGAGGAGATCCTGGACCTGCAGTGGGTGGGCAGCGGGGCGCAGGGCGCTGTGTTCCTGGGCCGCTTCCACGGCGAGGAGGTGGCCGTGAAGAAGGTGCGGGACCTCAAGGAGACCGACATCAAACACCTGCGCAAGCTCAAGCACCCCAACATCATCACCTTCAAGTGAGAGGGGGCTGCTGGCATGCTGGGGGCATGGGGACACCGGGCATGGGGACACTGGGCATGGGCATGGGGACACCAGGGGCATGGGGACACCAGGGGCATGGGGCATGGGGACACTGTGGGCATGGGGCATGGGCATGGCATGGGGCATGGCGACACCGGGCATGGGGACACTGTGGGCATGGGGCATGGGCAtgctggggacaaggggacacCAGGCATAGGGACACCGGGCATGAGGCATGGGCATGATGTGGGGCATGGGGACACCAGGGGCATGGGCATGGGCATGCTGGGGGCATGGGGACACCAGGGGCATGGGCATGGGCATGCTGGGGGCATGGCGACACCAGGCATGGGGACACTGTGGGCATGGGGCATGGGCATTCTGAGGGCATGGGGACACCAGGGGCATGGGCATGGCGTGGGGCATAGAGCATGCTGGAGCATGGGCATGGCATGGACATGGCATGGGCACAGCATGGACACGGAATGGAGACAGCATGGACACGGAATGGACACAGCATGGACACGGCACGGGCACAGCACGGACGTGGCACGGGCAGAGAGGTCGTGGACACAGCATGGCCGTGGGGCCCCCAGCATGGCACGGACCCCGGCGGGCAGGACACGGCAGGActccgggcacggccccggcgggggCCCGGCGGGCGCTGAGGTGGCGCTGTGCCCGCAGGGGCGTGTGCACCCAGGCCCCCTGCTACTGCATCATCATGGAGTTCTGCGCCCAGGGGCAGCTCTACGAGGTGCTGCGCGCCGGCCGCAAGGtcaccccctccctgctggtCGACTGGTCCATGGGCATCGCCGGCGGCATGAACTACCTGCACCTGCACAAGATCATCCACAGGGACCTCAAGTCACCCAAGTGAGCCGGGCACGGGGCTCggagcacccctgggtgcccccgGGTGCGGGGATGTGTGTGGGGTGGGTGCACGGGCATGGCGGTGCCGTGGCGTGACGGCGGCGTGTCCTTGGTGGTGCCGTGTCCCTCCTGGTGCTGTGCCCGTGGTGGCGCGTGTCCATGAGTTGTGTGACCGTGGCACTGCCACTCCTGGTGGCTCCATGCCcgtggcagtgctgtgctcagggtgGTGGCCAAGCTGTGCCCGTGGTGGTGGCGTCCCCTCACCATTGATGGCATTGCGTGTCCGTGGTGGGGCCATGTCCATGGTGTCCCATGGTGGGGCCACGCCGTGGTGGCATTGTGCCCATGGCAGTGCCGTGTCCATTTTGGAATCACGTCCATGCCGGTGCCATGTCCATGGCAGCGTCCCTTGTTGGTGCTGTCCCATGGCAGTGCCACGTCCATGTCAGTGTCTCATGGCCATACCGTGTCCGTGTTCGTGTCCCGTGCTGGTGGCATGTGCGTGTTGGAGCCATGTCCACTCTGGTGGTGTGCCATAGCAGTGCCGTGCCATTGGCATTGTCCCATGGAATTGGTGTCCCACCCCGGTGCCGTGTCCGTGTCAGTGCTGTCCCATTCTGTGTCCCTGTTGCCGTTGTCCCCTGCCCGGTCCCTTTTGgcgctgtcccctgccctgtccgTGCGGTGCCGTGACCCCGGTGCCTGCCTGTGCCGTTGGCGTGCTGTTGGCGTGCCGTTGGCGTGGCGCTGAGCGCGTGTCCCCAGCATGCTCATCACCTACGATGACGTGGTGAAGATCTCGGACTTCGGCACCTCCAAGGAGCTCATTGACAAGAGCACCAAGATGTCCTTCGCCGGCACCGTGGCCTGGATGGCCCCCGAGGTCATCCGCAACGAGCCCGTGTCCGAGAAGGTGGACATCTGGTGAGGctgggggacagcggggacaccgGGCAGTAACCCACgggtggctctggggacacagcagtggCAGGCAGCGGGGACAGGAGGTGttgtggggacacaggggggacCAGAGATGGGGATACTGGGAGTGACATTGCAGGGCcaggggacatcagggacagcaggaggggggatgctggggacaccagagcggtgaggggacagcaggaggctgaggggtgacGGGACCGTGGGCGCCCGCAGGTCCTTCGGGGtggtgctgtgggagctgctgacGGGCGAGATCCCCTACAAGGACGTGGACTCGTCGGCCATAATTTGGGGCGTGGGCAGCAACAGCCTCCACCTGCCCGTCCCCTCCAGCTGCCCCGACGGCTTCAAGGTGCTGCTGCGCCAGTGCTGGTGAGTGCCCGTGGGGACACCCTGAGGGACACCCtgggggacaccctggggacccGTGGCATGGGGAaccccagcacagacagggcaacgggcccagcacaggggaccCGCCCccatgggcagggcagggggagacCCCTGGTTGTAGCGGTGCCCCCCATGTGCCCTGTGCACCCTTCTCTGCCCCTGGTCCCCAAAACCTTCAGAacccccccagccctcccagaaCCCCCCTGAGACTTCGAGACCCCCGCAGGACTCCCaggcccctcccagcccaccctCAGTGCCGTGCCCTTCCCCAGGAACAGTAAACCCCGGAACCGGCCGTCCTTCCGCCAGATCCTGCTGCACCTCGACATCGCCTCGGCCGACGTCCTCTCCACCCCACAGGAGACCTACTTCAAGTCCCAGGTACCCGATCCCAGCACACCGGGACCCGTTTTTCCCATCCCAGCACGCAGTGCCCGCAGCGGGCAGCGCCCGCAGTGTCCCGTCCCGCCGGTGCCGCGGGTGGCCGGGGCGCGGTGGCAGTGGCAGCGCTGTCCCTGTGTCGCAGGCCGAGTGGCGGGAGGAGGTGAAGCTGCATTTCGAGAAGATCAAGTCGGAGGGGACGTGTCTGCACcggctggaggaggagctgaTCAACCGCCGGCGCGAGGAGCTGCGGTGGGGCCgtgctgggggcactgggagcgccgggaagggacaggggagggaaCAGGGGCAGGGGGCCCCGGGGGCGGTAGGGCACaactggggctgtccctggtgtGGGGCCACGAGATTCCTGTGCCTGTCCCCCGGCGGGGGCCGTGGGTGTCCCCCGGCTCCGCGCTGACGCCACGCGTGTCCCCGGCGCCAGGCACGCGCTGGACATCCGGGAGCACTACGAGCGGAAACTGGAGCGCGCCAACAACCTCTACATGGAGCTGAGCGCGCtcatgctgcagctggagctcaaggagaaggagctgctcAGGTGGGTGGGCAGCACCCCCAAATTACACCCCCTAACAGCACCCCCGGCACCCTCTGTGCCCACCCCATGGTCACTCCCTGGCCGTGGCCAGCCCTTTGTCCACCCCGTGGTTATCCCTTCCCCTGTGGCTGCTCCCCCCCGGCCGTGGCCGCTCCCCAGGCCCCGCTTGCCGCGGGCAGGGCGCGGGTGCCCACGCGTGGCCCGTGGCAGGCGGGAGCAGGCGCTGGAGAAGCGCTACCCCGGGCTCTTCAAGCCGCGGGTGCCGCGGGGGCTCCTGCACGGCAACGCCGTCGAGACGCTCATCAAGAAGCGCAACGTCCCCCAGAAGCTCTCGCCCCACGGCAAGCGGTGAGCGGGGCTGGGGTCCCTCGGGGGGAGCACCTTGGGGAGTTTAGGGTGGAGGGAGATGGGGGGATTTGGGTTGGGGGGGCACGGACACAGagtgaggggctctggggtcaTTTGGGGGACTGGGAGGACTACGTTCTTTGGGGTGGGGGTGTCTGGGCTCgttggggagggaggagatgcTCTGGGTGTGCAGATGTTTGGGGATCTGTATTTGGGGTCGTTTAGGGGACAGGGGGTGTCTGGGTTCTCGAAGGGGAaatgctccaggtgtgcagctGCTTGGGGACCTCAGAGTGGGGGTCTGGGGTGCTTTAGGGGCGTTCTGCGGCCGCAGACGCCGGTGTCCCTCGGAGGGACGGGGGTTCTTTGGGGCTGTGGGTATCCCAGGGGTCCTGGAGCCCCACCACAGCCCTTCCCCGTGTCCCTCCCCGTGTCCAGCCCCGACATCCTGAAGCCggaggtgctgctgcccaagctggACGCGGCCATGGCGCAGGTGGCCCTGCCGGGGTGTCCCAAGGGGCCCCCGTCCCCCGGGCGCAGCCGCCGGGCCAAGGGCCGCCACCGCAAGGCGGGGCCCcgggggggctgcggggagcCGGGACCCGAGGCCGGAACCCCCCGGGGTCCCCCCGCCACCGCCGCCAGCCCCGACATCCTCGGGGGCACCCTGGAGGCCGCGGGTGTCCCCCCGGCCACGGTACCTGATGTGGGACCCGAAGGGGCGACGGGCACCCAAGGGTCCCCCCCGCCGCAGCCCCCCACTCCCGGGGAGCCCGAACGGGAGAGTGGGGCCGGCcggggggggaaagggggggcCGGGCAGCACCTCACCCCCGCGGCTCTGCTGTACCGGGCGGCCGTCACCCGCGGGCAGGTGAGACCCCCGGACCCCCGCGTCCCTTTGGGGGGGGGCGAGGACATGGGGGAGACCCCAGGGCCATCCCAGGAGTGGGAGGGGGGGTGGATTCCCTCCGGGGAGGGGCGTTAGGACTCGCGGGGTGGGGGCGTGGGTCGGGACCGAGGGTGGGTCAGGAACGAGAGGCATCAGGAGGACCCCAacagcccctccctgtgcccccagaAACGGGGAGTCTCgtccgaggaggaggagggcgaaGTGGACAGCGAGGTGGAGCTGCCGCTGCGGCAGAGGTGggtgctgccctgcccggggtgCCAGGGGACGCCCGGGAGGGGTCCAGGGGTGCCCGGACCCCCGTGTCTTCACCCCGTGGCCCCTCGCCCCCTCCCCAGGTGGCCCCCAGGGATGAGCAAGCGCCAGTCGCTGTCGACCTTCAGCTCGGAGAACTTCTCAGACGGGGACGGCGACGAGGGCCACACGAGCGAGCCGTCGCACAGCGCCACCCCCGACGTGGGCAGCACCAACACGGACGAGCCGCCCCGATGACCGCTCCGAGGAcctgctgtcccagggctcCGAGATCCCGCTGGACGCGGCCCCGCCCGAGGGGCCCGGCCGCCGGCCcggggggctcagccccaccAAGGTGATGCCCCCACCCAGGGGCggccccagggatgggcacGGGGGGTGGGCGGGGGTCTTGGAGCCCCCCGGCTGGGGCTGGCAAAGGAAGGGGGTCCACAGGGGCCCCCAGGACGAGGGTGGGCGGGGGTGTCCCAGCCCCGTTTGTGTCCCCAGGTCTCCGAGGACTCGGACTGTGACAGTGCAGAGCTGGACCACTCAGGCAGCGGCGAGGGGCCCCCCCGGCCCACAGCCCCCCCGGGCCTGTGACCTGCGTGCCCCCCACACCCCCCCCTGCACTCCCTCACTTGTACAGCcccaaatatttatataaatatctaTCGCtctctactgctgctgctgctgccttggggcCTGGGTGGGCTCGGGGCTGAAGGGGAGGGGGCGTTCATGGTCCCCTGGTTTGTGTAGGTCCTACTGAAAGCTGAGACCAGGGGAGTTTAAGGGGCTGAGCCTCCCCTCATTCTGActggaggcactgggagggggTGGTGGCATCACCCAGGGGACACGGAGGGGATTCTGTCACTCCTGGAGGTGCCAGGGGGATTCAGgggggagagcagagaggaacaGAACCAACACAGGATTCCCATTTAAGACCAGTTtggagggaaatgggaaaaatctCGCAAAAATTTATCTGGAGGTGCAAAGTTCCCTCCCCAGGACTGGTTCATCCCATTCCAGTGGGTCTCCAAGACCCAACTGGGTcatactgggagcactgggttTGTTCTCCACACTCTAGAAGGATCCCAAACACCAGCTGGGGTGGTTTATCCCTCTCCAGAACCGAACTGGACTATACTGGGAACACTGGGAAGAGCCAGGGTGCTTCAAATAAAGACTGAGACAGGCAGATCCATTAACCAAAATATCCTGCAGGTTCTATTCACAAGGAAAAGCTCCAGTCCAtctttttattcagttttttttttgaaaaatttccTGACGTTACAGAACTAACtgaaatggggttttttttttggttttttttgctttttttttgtttttcttccactctTACATTTCATGACAAAACAGAAACTTCATGAGCCGAAAtaacagggagaggaggggagaaggTGCCgggggggtggggagaggagagagagaagcttTATAAAACTAAGATTTGGGGTTCAGCAGTTTTAAGAGCTGAACGAAggaattaaaatgcttttaatttgagaggaaaaaaagtaaccccgtaaaacagaacaaaaaaaaaaaaaaccaaaacaaaacaaaaaggaaacaaactgaACCTGGTGAGTGGCGCGAGGCTGGAGGAACCGAAAATGTACAAACTAGTTTAAAACCTGGGTCGGTGCTAAGGGGCCGCAGATGGATGGCGAGGCGGGGGGGTCCGGGGCCCCCCTAACTGCTGCCCATGCCCCCGGTCTCCGAGGAGAGCCTGCAACGAGAAAAGGGCGTCAGAGGGACCCCCGGGCAGCACAGGGACCCCCCGGCACCGACGGGTGGGAGGGAGCCCTCGGAGGGGAGGGGGCTCCGTGGGGACCcctcaggaggggctggggttGTGCACAAGCAGCCGGGAAAGGGAGAGGCCCCCCGGCCTGGGGGCCTGGGCTGAGCGtggcaggctctgctctggggagggggACACCCATGGGACCCCCCGGGTGGGGCGGGGAGGAGGCAGcggaggagaagggagagcagggaaggggggggCACCTTGTGCAGGGACCCCCGGGGCggcaggg harbors:
- the MAP3K12 gene encoding LOW QUALITY PROTEIN: mitogen-activated protein kinase kinase kinase 12 (The sequence of the model RefSeq protein was modified relative to this genomic sequence to represent the inferred CDS: deleted 1 base in 1 codon) encodes the protein MPAGPGPVPVQVRDGVSVSEGSRCPCRALRYRGWSRGSTGVPVRNQAGPGASAGLSRCRIGVPVPRRPSRCRSLRCGGSRCRSRPVPAGGRGAVPGVPVRVCPGAGGGVSVQYLGLGAGSGSQARSLQCGGSGCGTGVPVRYRGGPGAVSGSRSAAGGAPGARAGLSGARGGAGAGPFPSGGAVLAARPDRGPGPGTGPARRAQPHQHRHRRDPPGTGTPPASPASPGGAPGAPQAPAMACLHETRTPSPSLALPSDGTPEQELTPTQCVLRDVLPAPSAPPEAWPRRGGPRPPELGPEAAGPLAADAAHLRCQAGGGFLEGLFGCLKPVWTMIGKAYAAEHKHPPEDPWEVPFEEILDLQWVGSGAQGAVFLGRFHGEEVAVKKVRDLKETDIKHLRKLKHPNIITFKGVCTQAPCYCIIMEFCAQGQLYEVLRAGRKVTPSLLVDWSMGIAGGMNYLHLHKIIHRDLKSPNMLITYDDVVKISDFGTSKELIDKSTKMSFAGTVAWMAPEVIRNEPVSEKVDIWSFGVVLWELLTGEIPYKDVDSSAIIWGVGSNSLHLPVPSSCPDGFKVLLRQCWNSKPRNRPSFRQILLHLDIASADVLSTPQETYFKSQAEWREEVKLHFEKIKSEGTCLHRLEEELINRRREELRHALDIREHYERKLERANNLYMELSALMLQLELKEKELLRREQALEKRYPGLFKPRVPRGLLHGNAVETLIKKRNVPQKLSPHGKRPDILKPEVLLPKLDAAMAQVALPGCPKGPPSPGRSRRAKGRHRKAGPRGGCGEPGPEAGTPRGPPATAASPDILGGTLEAAGVPPATVPDVGPEGATGTQGSPPPQPPTPGEPERESGAGRGGKGGAGQHLTPAALLYRAAVTRGQKRGVSSEEEEGEVDSEVELPLRQRWPPGMSKRQSLSTFSSENFSDGDGDEGHTSEPSHSATPDVGSTNTDERPDDRSEDLLSQGSEIPLDAAPPEGPGRRPGGLSPTKVSEDSDCDSAELDHSGSGEGPPRPTAPPGL